In a single window of the Dinghuibacter silviterrae genome:
- a CDS encoding translocation/assembly module TamB domain-containing protein, translating into MSVFRKISRFFIRLVAILLLLVLSLWLLIQTDPVQNWLLGRVTTILSRDLKTSVSVRHINFIPFNQVALQGVLVRDLRQDTLLYAGAVNVNITDWFFLKSAFDLEYIGLQDARVNLTRSDSTWNYGFLVDYFSTPGPSNGSPKKGAAISLKEVRLSDVVVSQVDKWIGQDMVVEVGHLHLQANEANLNTKKVDIDALSTTRLSFMLKNYPGNRPDSLKPKDTPMPKDTPVPKEASRVAAGKGPHPLEWNEDGWVVSIHQLNMDDCRFRNEGYTPGRGLFSWFDPQHIDFNHVNAHINHVRFEKDTLSASIATLGTKERSGFEVKKLTAHVKFTPRAMEFRQLDVTTNRSRLRDYFAMRYENFNDDMADFVNKVNMKADLKNSLVSTDDIAFFAPELRTWKKLVDLTGKGEGPVAALKGHDLTLKVGQTTFINGDFSMTGLPDINRTVMNFSLNELRTTFDDASDIVPELRQVTEPNLSTLRSIRYRGSFTGKIDDFVVNGDLQTNLGRVVSDLNLTLPEKGTPSYKGKITVTEFDLGTLTGVDEVGNFSFDGTVDGKGFSFDQLDATLKGQIADANIHHYTYKNLTVEGVFRKKLFDGTLSIDDPNAAFALNGKIQLDKAAPVFNFDADITRLNFQPLGLIDRNLAFQGKLALNFAGRNIDDFTGTARVFDATLSNEGEPLSFDSLSLTSDTLEGKKVLTLQSLPVNARVEGQYHILELPKVVQWYLGKYYPSYIQPIAQPPLQEDFTFAVHTDDVEDYLDLLKMPLSGFDNSDISGRISTVNHVFNVDVNVPEFGYKQFDFSDIDLKAQGDDQRIRLEGLLGEIDLNDSLRLPNTRISMAAQNDNSVIALETSANQNLNSAILTVKVHNTADGISAHFDSSSFVLNDKKWLIASNGEIDLKKNWIQIRDLKVSSALEQIALSTHPSETDPASNDIQADLTNVTIEDLLPLVLKDPRLEGQLNGTVVMRDPFGKMALETNTLVNRFRFESDSIGKVEATSTYDGSGHLKFHIGSDNPHYNFDINGGLDLKDSLNRSIDASINLNNTSLHLLEHYLDFLFSDIDGTATGTIRLTGPLSDPQMTGRATVHNGSLRINYTRCKYLFDNEDIDFTPGVIDFGQITLRDTLHNTAILQGSMNHDFFKDMSFNLRLNTDRLLVLNTTARDNKNFYGKAVARVNASLTGPESNILLKINRAEAVDSSNIYLPNGASKAGSLPTFIVFKEYGREMQGEEPEFRSPSNFTVDMNLQVNSFATIYVLLDPTNGDVVRAQGNGNLLIRAGTATPLTINGTYNIERGEYTYIYSNIGLRRPFSLTDGSIRWTGDPYKAYIDINASYLAQDVTLPTIITSTLATIVQSSDIIILCHLTNTLDHPDINFEFQLPPDNPYKGDPVVAAQLKKYEDDKSEMNKQVASLLGFGTFISSQDALAANPNSSTIVANTLGQVVAGQLSNTVRELVKKVLKNNTIDPYISINPAFAIQNANQSNFNWVTNAGKAGINKYFLSGRVIVKAGATVDYSTVPLFTQGNTDLLTSPDLAAQWSITPDGHLRLVGYNRTNYDMTYGRSNRTGLSLNYRKDFDRLIDLFVNERKRVNAKRPAPPSGGTN; encoded by the coding sequence ATGTCGGTATTCAGAAAGATCAGCCGTTTTTTTATACGCCTTGTAGCCATCCTGCTACTACTGGTCCTGTCCCTGTGGCTCCTTATCCAGACAGACCCGGTGCAGAACTGGTTACTGGGCAGGGTAACGACTATTCTTTCCCGCGACCTGAAGACCTCCGTCAGCGTCCGCCACATCAACTTTATACCATTTAACCAGGTGGCCCTCCAGGGGGTGCTGGTCCGGGACCTGCGCCAGGATACCCTGTTGTATGCCGGGGCGGTCAACGTCAATATTACCGACTGGTTTTTCCTCAAAAGTGCGTTCGACCTGGAATACATAGGCCTCCAGGACGCGCGGGTGAACCTGACGCGGTCGGACTCGACCTGGAACTACGGTTTCCTGGTGGATTATTTCTCCACGCCGGGTCCGTCAAACGGGTCCCCAAAGAAAGGAGCCGCCATTTCGCTCAAGGAGGTGCGGCTGTCGGATGTGGTCGTGTCCCAGGTGGACAAATGGATAGGTCAGGACATGGTCGTGGAGGTGGGGCATTTGCACCTGCAAGCCAATGAGGCCAACCTCAATACCAAAAAAGTAGATATTGACGCGTTGTCGACCACACGGCTGAGCTTTATGTTAAAGAATTACCCGGGGAACCGGCCGGATTCGCTGAAACCGAAGGATACCCCGATGCCGAAGGATACCCCGGTGCCGAAGGAGGCGTCCCGGGTCGCCGCGGGGAAGGGCCCCCACCCTTTGGAATGGAACGAGGACGGCTGGGTCGTCTCCATCCACCAGCTGAACATGGACGACTGCCGGTTCCGGAACGAGGGATATACCCCCGGGCGGGGGTTGTTTAGCTGGTTTGATCCCCAGCACATCGACTTTAACCACGTCAACGCCCACATCAACCATGTCCGCTTTGAAAAAGATACCCTGTCCGCCTCCATCGCGACGCTGGGGACAAAGGAGCGGTCCGGGTTCGAGGTCAAAAAACTGACGGCGCACGTCAAATTCACCCCCCGGGCGATGGAGTTCCGGCAGCTCGACGTCACCACGAACCGGAGCAGGCTCCGGGATTATTTCGCGATGCGGTACGAGAACTTCAACGATGACATGGCGGACTTCGTGAATAAGGTGAATATGAAGGCGGACCTCAAAAACAGCCTTGTTTCCACGGACGACATCGCCTTTTTCGCACCTGAGCTAAGGACCTGGAAAAAACTGGTGGACCTGACGGGTAAGGGAGAGGGGCCGGTGGCGGCCCTCAAGGGGCACGACCTTACCCTCAAAGTGGGGCAGACGACCTTTATCAACGGGGACTTTTCGATGACGGGTCTCCCGGACATCAACCGGACGGTCATGAATTTTTCCCTGAACGAGCTCCGGACGACCTTTGACGACGCATCGGACATCGTGCCGGAGCTTCGGCAGGTGACCGAACCCAACCTAAGTACGCTCCGGAGCATCCGTTACAGGGGCAGCTTTACCGGGAAGATCGACGACTTTGTCGTTAACGGGGACCTGCAAACCAACCTGGGCAGGGTCGTGAGCGACCTGAACCTGACACTGCCGGAGAAAGGGACGCCTTCCTATAAAGGAAAGATCACCGTCACGGAATTTGACCTGGGAACCCTCACAGGGGTGGACGAGGTCGGTAACTTCAGCTTTGACGGCACGGTGGATGGAAAAGGGTTTTCCTTCGACCAGCTCGACGCCACCCTCAAGGGTCAGATCGCCGACGCGAACATCCACCATTATACATACAAAAACCTCACCGTAGAAGGGGTTTTCCGCAAAAAGCTTTTTGACGGGACCCTGTCCATAGACGACCCGAATGCCGCCTTTGCCCTGAATGGGAAGATCCAGTTGGACAAGGCTGCCCCTGTCTTTAACTTCGACGCGGACATCACCCGCCTGAATTTCCAGCCCCTGGGGCTGATCGACAGGAACCTGGCATTCCAGGGGAAGCTGGCGTTGAACTTTGCCGGGCGGAACATCGATGACTTTACCGGTACCGCCAGGGTCTTTGACGCCACCCTGAGCAACGAAGGGGAGCCCTTGTCTTTCGATTCCCTGAGCCTTACGTCGGATACGCTGGAAGGTAAAAAGGTCCTCACCCTGCAAAGTCTCCCGGTGAACGCGCGGGTAGAGGGACAGTACCATATCCTGGAGCTGCCGAAGGTTGTCCAGTGGTACCTGGGTAAGTACTACCCTTCGTACATACAGCCCATCGCGCAGCCGCCCTTGCAGGAGGACTTTACTTTCGCAGTGCATACCGACGACGTAGAAGATTACCTGGACCTTTTGAAAATGCCGTTGTCCGGGTTTGACAACAGCGATATTTCAGGCCGGATCAGCACGGTGAACCACGTCTTCAACGTGGACGTGAACGTGCCCGAGTTTGGCTATAAACAGTTTGACTTTAGTGACATCGACCTCAAGGCCCAGGGGGATGACCAGCGCATCCGCCTGGAAGGCCTGCTGGGAGAAATCGACCTGAACGACTCGCTCCGCCTGCCCAACACCCGGATCAGCATGGCCGCGCAAAATGACAATTCCGTCATCGCCCTGGAAACAAGCGCCAACCAGAACCTGAACTCCGCCATCCTCACGGTCAAGGTGCACAATACGGCCGACGGGATCAGCGCGCATTTTGACTCGTCCTCGTTTGTGCTCAACGACAAAAAGTGGTTGATCGCCTCGAACGGCGAAATCGACCTCAAAAAGAACTGGATCCAGATCAGGGACCTGAAGGTGTCTTCCGCCCTGGAACAGATAGCGCTCTCCACCCATCCTTCAGAGACGGACCCCGCATCCAACGACATACAGGCGGACCTCACCAATGTCACCATCGAGGACCTGCTCCCATTGGTGTTAAAGGATCCCCGGCTGGAAGGACAGCTGAACGGCACGGTCGTCATGCGGGATCCTTTTGGCAAGATGGCCTTGGAGACAAATACCCTGGTCAACCGGTTCCGCTTTGAAAGCGACTCGATAGGAAAGGTGGAAGCCACGTCTACGTATGACGGGAGCGGGCACCTGAAGTTCCACATCGGCTCGGACAACCCTCACTATAACTTTGACATCAACGGGGGGCTCGACCTGAAGGATTCGCTCAACCGGAGCATCGACGCCTCGATTAACCTCAACAATACCTCCCTTCACCTGCTGGAACACTACCTGGACTTCTTGTTTTCGGATATCGACGGGACTGCCACCGGGACCATCCGTTTGACGGGTCCCCTGAGCGATCCGCAAATGACGGGCCGGGCAACCGTCCATAACGGGAGCCTGAGGATCAATTATACGCGTTGTAAATATTTGTTTGACAACGAGGACATCGACTTCACACCGGGCGTGATCGACTTCGGGCAAATCACCCTGCGGGATACCCTCCACAATACCGCCATTCTGCAAGGCAGCATGAACCACGACTTCTTCAAGGACATGAGCTTTAACCTCCGGTTGAATACGGACAGGCTGCTGGTGCTCAATACGACGGCCCGGGACAACAAAAACTTTTATGGTAAGGCAGTGGCCAGGGTAAACGCTTCCCTGACCGGGCCGGAATCCAACATATTGCTGAAGATCAACAGGGCTGAAGCGGTGGACAGCTCCAATATTTACCTTCCCAACGGGGCTTCAAAAGCCGGTTCGTTGCCTACGTTTATCGTATTCAAGGAATACGGCCGGGAAATGCAGGGGGAGGAACCGGAATTCCGGAGCCCGTCCAATTTTACGGTGGACATGAACCTCCAGGTCAACAGCTTTGCCACGATCTATGTCCTCCTCGACCCGACCAACGGGGACGTGGTCCGGGCCCAGGGGAACGGGAACCTCCTGATCCGCGCCGGTACCGCCACCCCGCTGACGATCAACGGCACCTACAATATCGAACGGGGGGAGTATACGTATATCTATTCGAATATCGGGCTGCGGAGACCTTTTTCACTGACCGACGGGAGCATCCGCTGGACGGGCGATCCCTATAAGGCATACATCGATATCAACGCGTCTTACCTGGCCCAGGACGTCACCCTTCCCACGATCATCACATCCACGCTGGCGACGATCGTGCAGTCGTCAGACATCATCATCCTTTGCCACCTGACCAACACCCTGGACCATCCGGACATCAACTTTGAATTCCAACTACCCCCGGACAACCCCTATAAGGGCGACCCAGTGGTGGCGGCGCAACTCAAAAAATACGAGGATGATAAAAGCGAAATGAACAAACAGGTGGCCAGTTTACTGGGTTTCGGCACCTTTATCTCCAGCCAGGATGCCCTGGCCGCCAACCCCAACAGCAGCACCATCGTCGCCAATACCCTGGGCCAGGTGGTGGCGGGCCAGTTGAGCAA
- a CDS encoding TraB/GumN family protein, translated as MYRLLLFLLSALLAVSPGAKAQQNSLLWEISGRGLLHPSYLFGTIHMICPDDFFLTPAMKSTFEKAHTVYLEINLDDPSAPMKLMGMIQYKDGRKLSDFFDSADYKDLGRFVKDSMKMDVHFFEKFKPLMLYSMMSAKMLPCAKEQAYETEFVEMARDRNKPIRGLETMEEQVSIFDSIPGKIQAGMIMDMVRHYDSQKLDFHRMVAFYKAQEVDSLYQMLQESPDTKIDQDLLLNRRNRKWVPLIGAAIRQGPCFIAVGAGHLGGPQGLLSLLRRQGYTVKPVQ; from the coding sequence ATGTACCGTTTGCTTCTGTTCCTATTGTCTGCACTCCTGGCCGTATCCCCGGGAGCGAAGGCCCAGCAAAACTCCCTACTCTGGGAAATCAGCGGACGGGGTCTTCTCCATCCCTCCTACCTTTTCGGGACGATTCACATGATCTGCCCGGATGATTTTTTCCTGACACCGGCGATGAAGTCGACCTTTGAAAAGGCCCATACCGTATACCTGGAAATCAACCTGGACGATCCTTCCGCACCGATGAAGCTGATGGGGATGATCCAGTATAAGGACGGCCGGAAGCTGAGCGACTTTTTCGATTCGGCGGACTACAAGGACCTGGGCCGGTTTGTCAAGGACTCCATGAAGATGGACGTGCACTTTTTCGAAAAATTCAAGCCGCTGATGCTGTACAGCATGATGAGTGCAAAGATGCTGCCCTGCGCCAAGGAACAGGCGTACGAGACGGAATTTGTCGAGATGGCCAGGGACCGGAACAAACCGATCCGCGGACTGGAAACCATGGAAGAACAGGTATCGATCTTCGACAGCATCCCGGGTAAGATCCAGGCGGGCATGATCATGGACATGGTACGGCATTACGATTCCCAGAAGCTGGACTTTCACCGTATGGTGGCCTTTTACAAGGCCCAGGAGGTGGACTCCCTTTACCAGATGCTCCAGGAGTCGCCGGATACAAAAATTGACCAGGACCTGCTGCTCAACCGGCGGAACCGCAAATGGGTGCCCCTGATCGGGGCGGCCATCCGGCAGGGGCCTTGCTTTATTGCCGTGGGAGCGGGACACCTCGGGGGTCCCCAGGGATTGCTGAGCCTGCTGCGGCGCCAGGGGTATACTGTTAAACCTGTGCAATAA
- a CDS encoding RNA polymerase sigma factor, with product MELANRQNEFARLMEANRALIFKVCHLYGKTEADREDLFQEIVFQLWKSFSTFRGEAAFTTWMYRVALNTALSGVRKDQLGRLTTYVEELPVHLAQDDRGAEVREQMEQLRRAIDRLSGVEKSIVMLYLEEKSYEEMEAILGIKVVNLRVKMNRIKEKLRKLTHTPV from the coding sequence TTGGAACTGGCGAACCGACAAAATGAATTCGCTCGCCTCATGGAGGCGAACCGGGCCTTGATCTTCAAGGTCTGTCACCTGTATGGCAAAACGGAGGCGGATCGCGAGGACTTGTTCCAGGAGATCGTATTCCAGCTTTGGAAGAGCTTTTCGACGTTCCGCGGGGAAGCGGCTTTTACGACCTGGATGTACCGGGTGGCGCTGAATACGGCGCTTTCGGGGGTCCGGAAGGATCAGTTGGGGCGGCTGACGACGTATGTGGAAGAACTGCCGGTTCATCTGGCGCAGGACGACCGGGGGGCGGAGGTAAGGGAGCAAATGGAGCAACTACGGCGGGCCATTGACCGGTTGAGCGGGGTGGAGAAAAGTATCGTCATGCTCTACCTGGAAGAAAAGTCTTACGAAGAAATGGAGGCCATCCTCGGAATCAAGGTGGTCAACCTAAGGGTAAAAATGAACCGGATCAAGGAAAAACTCAGGAAGTTAACGCACACACCCGTTTGA
- a CDS encoding aminotransferase class I/II-fold pyridoxal phosphate-dependent enzyme yields MSAGEHPQGAGPGGAGAHGARREAAGPADAPGRFIHLDGRTYLFFSGYSYLGMSHVPAFTELLKEGIDRYGVVFPSSRVSNTPLPLYRHLEHYLSQLTGSEATVSFASGYLACQAVGHLLADAGEVLVAPGTHPATGLGRSAHAAGGTGASGGAGASGAHAAGDGHAADPAAAPAYDAWCAWVLRHTRSSAARAFVLVMDSVAPLEGSVHNFMFLQDLPRDKRFIVVIDDSHGIGWMGEHGEGISGALMRLPHVEYVLVYSLSKALHVQGGAVGCTQRMAERLRRSPFYTAATAMAPCFAHALLQAGPLYEVQRTLLARNVAALTRMAEGTGLVPTRTPVFLWGNPPSEGQAPRSADGVPRDADGAPQGLGAYLKSEGILISSFAYPDPEGPPVERVVVSALHQEEDMKMLAGRLLFFPPSLH; encoded by the coding sequence ATGAGTGCGGGGGAGCACCCGCAGGGCGCGGGGCCTGGGGGCGCGGGCGCTCACGGAGCCCGGAGGGAGGCCGCGGGCCCCGCGGACGCGCCCGGGCGGTTTATTCACCTGGATGGGCGGACCTACCTGTTTTTCTCCGGCTATTCCTACCTGGGGATGTCGCACGTGCCGGCTTTTACGGAATTGTTGAAAGAGGGGATCGACCGGTATGGTGTCGTCTTTCCCTCTTCACGGGTGTCCAATACGCCGCTGCCGTTGTATCGCCACCTGGAGCATTACCTGAGCCAGCTCACGGGGTCGGAGGCAACGGTGTCCTTTGCCTCCGGCTACCTGGCCTGCCAGGCGGTGGGGCATTTGCTGGCGGACGCAGGCGAGGTGCTGGTGGCGCCGGGGACACACCCGGCGACGGGGTTGGGGCGGAGCGCGCACGCGGCGGGCGGTACCGGTGCGAGCGGCGGTGCGGGCGCGAGCGGCGCGCACGCGGCGGGCGATGGGCACGCGGCGGACCCTGCCGCAGCGCCGGCTTACGACGCCTGGTGCGCGTGGGTGCTCCGGCACACGCGGTCGTCCGCGGCGCGCGCATTCGTCCTCGTTATGGATTCGGTAGCCCCGCTGGAGGGCTCCGTCCACAACTTCATGTTTCTGCAGGATCTGCCGAGGGACAAGCGGTTTATCGTGGTGATCGACGACTCGCACGGGATCGGGTGGATGGGGGAGCACGGGGAAGGGATCAGCGGGGCGTTGATGCGGCTGCCGCACGTCGAATATGTGTTGGTTTATTCGCTGTCGAAGGCGTTGCATGTACAGGGAGGCGCGGTGGGGTGTACGCAGCGGATGGCGGAAAGGCTGAGGCGTTCGCCCTTTTATACGGCGGCGACGGCGATGGCGCCTTGTTTTGCCCACGCGTTGTTGCAGGCGGGGCCGCTGTACGAGGTGCAGCGGACACTGCTGGCCCGAAATGTGGCGGCGTTGACGCGGATGGCGGAGGGAACGGGGCTGGTGCCGACGCGCACGCCGGTGTTCCTCTGGGGCAATCCGCCGAGCGAGGGTCAGGCGCCGCGGAGCGCGGACGGGGTGCCGCGGGACGCGGACGGGGCGCCGCAGGGGCTGGGCGCCTACCTGAAAAGCGAGGGCATCCTGATCTCCTCTTTCGCCTACCCCGACCCGGAAGGCCCCCCCGTGGAACGGGTCGTCGTGAGTGCCCTGCACCAGGAAGAGGATATGAAAATGTTAGCCGGCCGGCTGTTATTTTTCCCACCATCCTTACACTAA
- a CDS encoding DUF1572 family protein, whose amino-acid sequence MSIASMYKESLLNRLFALRALGDKTFDQLSEEEMYFRPEDGSNSIAVIIRHLHGNMLSRFTNFLVEDGEKSWRDRDAEFTDERVPKFQLLSLWEDGWACTLGAIHAMSDADLERTVTIRGEPHSVVDALNRNLGHSAYHVGQIVYLGKVIRAGAWKNLSVPLGQSKEHTAAMRRKFGQEP is encoded by the coding sequence ATGTCGATAGCCTCCATGTACAAAGAATCTTTGCTCAACCGCCTGTTCGCCCTGCGCGCACTGGGCGACAAGACCTTCGATCAACTCTCCGAGGAGGAAATGTATTTCCGGCCCGAAGACGGGTCCAACAGCATCGCCGTGATCATCCGGCACCTCCATGGCAACATGCTGAGCCGGTTCACCAATTTCCTGGTGGAAGACGGTGAAAAATCCTGGCGCGACCGGGACGCAGAATTCACCGATGAGCGCGTCCCGAAATTTCAACTGCTTTCGCTTTGGGAAGACGGGTGGGCCTGCACGCTTGGCGCCATCCACGCTATGTCGGACGCAGACCTGGAACGTACGGTCACGATCCGCGGGGAACCCCATAGCGTCGTCGACGCCCTCAACCGCAACCTTGGCCACTCGGCCTATCACGTCGGCCAGATCGTTTACCTCGGCAAGGTGATCCGGGCGGGCGCCTGGAAAAACCTGTCGGTGCCCCTGGGCCAATCCAAAGAACATACTGCCGCGATGCGGCGGAAATTCGGGCAGGAGCCATGA
- the ggt gene encoding gamma-glutamyltransferase gives MKRHTLILLLLGFTVSGGLRAQKVVTATHGVVVSAHALASQAGLDILKKGGNAVDAAITTELTLAVVFPGAGNIGGGGFMIAHLADGRSLALDFREAAPEKASRDMYIDSTGKARTDWSQTGHLACGVPGTIAGMFAAHPYGRLPFRELIQPAIDLAENGFVLNESEAANLNNTRETFLKNNTVPIAFVRDRPWKAGDTLVQKDLAATLRRIRDKGAKGFYEGETAAYIVAEMHRGGGLISLEDLRSYKAKERAILTFPYRSYTVLTMPMPSSGGLLLGQMLKMIEHNPALAQGYASAAADQLMIEAERRAFADRATFMGDPDFVKVPVVTLLSDKYLQGRMQDFTPGKAGSSQNIQAGVIAPESTETTHFDVIDKDGNCVSVTTTLNGWYGSKTVAGKAGFFLNNEMDDFSIKPGVPNMFGAIGGTANAIQPHKRMLSSMTPTIVLRDGKPFLIAGTPGGTTIPTSVFQTIVDIIDFHLSPEDAVNVPKFHHQWLPDEVDLEKGFPDTTAASLAQMGYTLKHWGRIGATEVIMIQPDGTYKGVADGRGNDAAAGY, from the coding sequence ATGAAGAGGCATACTTTAATCCTGTTACTGTTAGGGTTCACCGTTAGCGGTGGATTGCGCGCGCAAAAGGTCGTTACGGCCACCCACGGGGTCGTCGTTTCGGCGCATGCCCTGGCCAGCCAGGCAGGGCTGGACATTTTGAAAAAAGGAGGGAATGCCGTGGATGCGGCGATCACGACCGAATTGACCCTGGCGGTGGTTTTCCCCGGGGCGGGGAACATCGGCGGGGGCGGTTTTATGATTGCCCACCTCGCGGACGGACGTTCGCTGGCGCTGGACTTTAGGGAAGCCGCGCCGGAAAAGGCGTCCAGGGATATGTACATCGACAGCACGGGGAAGGCCCGCACGGACTGGTCACAAACCGGACACCTGGCCTGCGGGGTCCCAGGAACCATTGCGGGCATGTTCGCCGCGCACCCATACGGCCGCCTTCCTTTCCGGGAGCTGATCCAGCCGGCGATCGACCTGGCGGAAAACGGCTTTGTGCTGAACGAATCGGAGGCCGCGAACCTCAACAACACGCGGGAAACCTTTTTGAAAAACAATACCGTTCCCATCGCCTTTGTACGGGACCGGCCCTGGAAAGCCGGAGACACGCTGGTGCAAAAAGACCTGGCTGCCACGCTACGGCGTATCCGGGACAAGGGAGCCAAAGGATTTTATGAAGGCGAGACGGCGGCCTATATTGTTGCCGAGATGCATCGGGGCGGGGGCCTGATCAGCCTGGAGGATCTCCGGTCGTACAAGGCGAAGGAAAGAGCGATCCTTACTTTTCCCTACCGTTCCTACACCGTCCTGACCATGCCTATGCCCAGCAGCGGCGGGCTTTTACTGGGTCAGATGCTCAAAATGATCGAACACAACCCGGCCCTGGCGCAAGGGTACGCCTCTGCCGCCGCCGATCAGCTCATGATCGAAGCGGAGCGGAGGGCGTTTGCCGACCGCGCCACATTTATGGGAGACCCCGATTTTGTAAAAGTCCCGGTCGTCACCCTGCTAAGTGACAAGTACCTGCAGGGCCGGATGCAGGATTTCACCCCCGGTAAGGCCGGCAGCAGCCAAAACATCCAGGCCGGTGTCATTGCCCCCGAGAGCACCGAAACCACGCACTTCGACGTTATCGATAAAGACGGCAACTGTGTCTCCGTCACCACCACCCTGAACGGCTGGTACGGGAGCAAGACGGTCGCGGGGAAGGCGGGCTTTTTCCTCAACAACGAGATGGACGACTTTAGCATTAAGCCTGGGGTCCCCAATATGTTCGGGGCCATCGGCGGAACGGCCAATGCCATCCAACCCCACAAACGCATGCTCAGCTCCATGACCCCGACCATCGTGCTCCGGGACGGCAAACCGTTCCTGATTGCGGGTACGCCGGGAGGGACGACCATTCCGACCTCCGTTTTCCAGACCATAGTAGACATCATCGATTTTCACCTGAGCCCGGAAGACGCCGTCAACGTCCCCAAGTTCCATCACCAATGGCTTCCCGACGAGGTCGACCTCGAAAAGGGATTCCCCGATACTACGGCTGCCTCGCTGGCACAGATGGGATACACCCTCAAACACTGGGGCCGGATCGGGGCGACCGAGGTGATCATGATCCAGCCGGACGGCACGTATAAGGGTGTCGCCGACGGCCGTGGCAACGACGCCGCCGCGGGATATTAA